The Shewanella japonica genome has a window encoding:
- the purE gene encoding 5-(carboxyamino)imidazole ribonucleotide mutase — MQALVAVVMGSKSDWPTMEAAAEIMDKLQVQYHVEVVSAHRTPDKLMDFASTAADKGYKVIIGGAGGAAHLPGMIASKTRLPVLGVPVQSKALSGMDSLLSIVQMPKGIAVGTLAIGTAGAFNAGLLASQILAVTDAELAARLDSFRDDQTNTILENPDPREA; from the coding sequence ATGCAAGCCCTTGTTGCCGTAGTAATGGGATCTAAGAGTGATTGGCCCACCATGGAAGCCGCCGCAGAAATAATGGATAAGCTTCAGGTGCAATATCATGTTGAAGTTGTCTCAGCGCACCGTACTCCTGACAAACTAATGGACTTTGCAAGCACTGCTGCCGATAAAGGTTATAAAGTGATTATTGGTGGCGCCGGTGGTGCTGCTCACTTACCTGGTATGATCGCTTCAAAAACCCGTTTACCCGTTCTTGGCGTGCCAGTACAAAGTAAGGCGCTTTCAGGAATGGATAGCTTACTGTCAATCGTTCAAATGCCTAAAGGTATTGCAGTGGGTACCTTGGCAATCGGCACAGCGGGTGCATTTAATGCTGGCTTACTTGCAAGTCAAATCCTTGCTGTAACGGACGCTGAACTGGCTGCTCGTCTTGATTCATTTAGAGATGATCAAACTAACACCATTCTTGAAAACCCAGATCCGAGGGAAGCTTAA
- the gshA gene encoding glutamate--cysteine ligase, with amino-acid sequence MNSFNEIIDYLSNDQGRESLLGMLRGIEREALRIDDSGQLAKDGHPEKLGSALTHSRITTDYSESLLEFITPVNSNIDTLLDGLTQTHAYSVKNMNGQTLWPVSMPCYVGDEKDIPIARYGSSNNGKMKTLYRQGLTHRYGPLMQIIAGVHFNFSVSEKLWDALYEKSDKQLSRQDFISESYFGMIRNYRRLVWVLPYFFGSSPALCSSFIKEQPVDFDFKKTGKGTLYLPYATSLRMSDLGYTNKEQEQLDISYNSLPEYLAGVGEAIRMPSASFAKIGVKVGNEYRQLNSNVLQIENEFYSPIRAKRVAKSGEKPSEALARAGVEYIEVRALDVNPYSPIGIDASQVKFLDLFLLYCLLLSSDKTDVEGEAEIAANLKAVVLEGRKPDLTLSRKGQHVKLTEWLSDIFEPMSRLAVLLDGEGNQYQKALSQWQEAINDPSKTLSGRVLEDVVNQGIDHGVWVKQLAKQYHEYLSNYPLSANTLAEYEAEAQESLRVQQDIEAQPAVSFDEFLADYFADLAQSAVAVNQ; translated from the coding sequence TTGAACTCATTCAATGAAATAATCGATTACCTTTCCAACGACCAAGGTCGTGAATCACTGCTCGGTATGTTAAGGGGCATTGAACGTGAAGCTTTAAGAATCGATGACTCTGGTCAATTAGCAAAAGACGGTCACCCAGAAAAGTTAGGTTCAGCCTTAACTCACTCTCGTATTACCACAGATTACAGTGAGTCTCTTTTAGAGTTCATCACTCCAGTTAATTCTAATATTGACACTTTATTAGATGGCTTGACTCAAACTCATGCCTACAGTGTTAAAAATATGAATGGCCAAACACTCTGGCCTGTCAGCATGCCTTGTTATGTTGGCGATGAGAAAGATATTCCGATCGCCCGTTACGGCAGTTCAAATAATGGCAAAATGAAAACCCTTTATCGTCAAGGGCTAACTCATAGATATGGACCTTTAATGCAGATTATTGCAGGGGTTCACTTTAATTTTTCAGTGTCAGAAAAACTGTGGGATGCTTTATACGAGAAAAGTGATAAACAGCTTTCTCGACAAGATTTTATCTCAGAATCTTATTTTGGCATGATCCGTAACTATCGCCGCTTGGTATGGGTATTGCCATACTTTTTTGGCTCTTCACCCGCACTATGTAGTTCGTTTATTAAAGAACAGCCAGTTGATTTTGATTTTAAGAAAACAGGTAAAGGGACACTTTACTTACCTTACGCAACGTCATTGCGTATGAGTGATTTAGGTTACACCAATAAAGAGCAGGAGCAGCTAGATATTAGTTATAACTCGCTGCCTGAGTATCTAGCGGGTGTAGGCGAAGCGATTAGAATGCCTTCAGCAAGCTTTGCAAAAATCGGGGTTAAGGTTGGCAATGAATATCGCCAGTTGAATAGCAACGTTTTACAAATCGAAAATGAATTTTATTCGCCAATTCGGGCTAAACGCGTTGCTAAGTCAGGTGAAAAACCATCTGAAGCGCTTGCTAGAGCTGGTGTAGAATATATCGAAGTGCGTGCTCTTGATGTCAATCCATATAGCCCTATTGGTATTGATGCTAGTCAGGTTAAGTTCCTTGATTTGTTCTTGCTTTATTGTTTATTACTTTCATCCGATAAAACAGATGTTGAAGGGGAGGCTGAAATAGCCGCTAACTTAAAAGCTGTTGTACTTGAAGGTCGTAAACCTGACTTAACCTTAAGTAGAAAGGGCCAACACGTTAAGTTAACTGAATGGTTAAGTGATATTTTTGAGCCAATGTCACGACTTGCTGTTTTACTTGATGGTGAGGGAAATCAGTACCAAAAAGCATTATCACAGTGGCAAGAAGCGATTAACGACCCAAGTAAAACACTATCTGGTCGTGTGCTTGAAGATGTAGTTAATCAAGGAATTGATCATGGTGTGTGGGTTAAACAACTTGCAAAACAGTACCATGAGTACCTGTCTAATTATCCGTTATCAGCCAACACTCTGGCTGAATATGAAGCTGAAGCGCAAGAGTCTCTAAGAGTGCAGCAAGATATTGAAGCACAACCCGCAGTGAGCTTTGATGAGTTTTTAGCGGATTATTTTGCTGATTTAGCACAGTCAGCAGTTGCCGTCAATCAATGA
- a CDS encoding methyl-accepting chemotaxis protein — MQTHNDNNKLQTRLLLPVMSFVLLAIVVSLFLPDQISTFQLVILLVCLGTAQSFALLYVYQQQVQKRLNVLSHYLALVVSTHTAPDKPLKDNGDDQIANISNGLSDFIEDLKAVIDEIRADANDVRSGSYELASQMGAAESSMSQSTQENEQISASLTEIVHTADELFTNAEELKSTSVQVKELLASGTSDAQNNQSSMTTFANGIESMVSDLDLLNSDSQKIGNVLEVIKSIAEQTNLLALNAAIEAARAGEQGRGFAVVADEVRALAHRTQESTVEIQSIVLELQAKAGNAVSAIGESQRVTQESLQQCQRVTQAFSDIGHVFEQLDSVAGNMTYSIQGQQTSTGSINNRAIEISRLSHEVQLNLEAISLRAQQQKASSENLEQVLTRVCI; from the coding sequence ATGCAAACTCATAATGATAATAATAAATTGCAGACGAGGTTATTATTACCCGTCATGTCGTTTGTCTTGCTCGCCATTGTTGTTTCACTGTTTCTTCCTGATCAAATCTCCACATTCCAATTGGTCATATTGCTTGTTTGCTTAGGGACTGCGCAGTCGTTTGCCTTGTTATATGTTTACCAGCAGCAAGTACAAAAACGCTTAAATGTATTGAGTCATTATTTAGCGTTAGTGGTCAGTACCCATACTGCGCCCGATAAGCCATTAAAGGATAATGGAGATGACCAAATTGCTAATATCAGTAATGGATTAAGCGATTTCATTGAAGATTTGAAAGCTGTTATTGATGAGATTCGAGCCGATGCTAATGATGTTCGCTCAGGATCATATGAACTTGCTTCTCAAATGGGAGCTGCTGAGTCATCAATGAGTCAAAGCACACAAGAGAATGAACAAATAAGTGCTTCTTTAACTGAGATTGTTCACACTGCGGATGAATTATTTACTAATGCTGAAGAGCTTAAGTCGACATCAGTTCAAGTTAAAGAGCTATTAGCATCAGGAACAAGTGATGCACAAAATAACCAAAGCTCAATGACGACCTTTGCTAATGGCATTGAGAGCATGGTGTCTGATTTAGATTTGCTGAACAGTGATAGCCAGAAAATTGGTAACGTTTTAGAAGTCATTAAAAGTATTGCCGAGCAAACTAACTTGTTAGCCCTAAATGCTGCAATTGAGGCAGCTAGAGCGGGTGAGCAAGGGCGTGGCTTTGCTGTTGTAGCAGATGAAGTGCGAGCCTTAGCGCATCGAACACAAGAATCGACAGTTGAAATTCAATCAATTGTGCTAGAGCTTCAAGCTAAAGCTGGAAATGCGGTCAGTGCCATCGGAGAAAGTCAGCGTGTCACCCAAGAAAGCCTACAACAATGTCAGCGTGTGACCCAAGCCTTTAGCGATATAGGACACGTCTTTGAGCAATTAGACAGTGTTGCTGGCAATATGACTTACAGTATTCAAGGTCAGCAAACTTCAACGGGAAGCATTAATAATCGTGCGATTGAAATTTCACGTTTAAGCCATGAGGTGCAATTAAATCTCGAAGCGATTTCATTAAGAGCACAACAACAAAAGGCAAGCTCTGAAAACCTTGAACAAGTACTAACCCGAGTGTGTATTTAA
- a CDS encoding dicarboxylate/amino acid:cation symporter — translation MIFQTLKRIPFWQKVLAGFAFGIMAGVALGESAVMLKPLGDLFISAIKMLVAPLVFCAIVVSITSLGSQANLKRLSFKTLGLFMLTGTAASFIGLAIGSSFDMGGSIELATTEVRDRDIPGFAQVLLNMIPVNPFASLAEGKVLQIIVFAALVGIAINAVGEKAAPLKNTISAGAEVMFELTRMVLKLTPIGVFSLMAWVVGEYGLSTLLPLGKFIIAIYVAALIHIIFVYGGLIKFVAKLSPIQFFRKAMPAQLVAFSTASSFGTLPASTKCTESMGVSKRYSAFVLPLGATMNMDGCGGIYPAIAAIFIAQIYGIPLEMSDYMLIAVTATVASIGTAGVPGSAMVMLTVTLGVVGLPLEGIAFIAAIDRVIDMIRTATNVTGDMMTAVVVGKSEGQFDEAQFNSNEKIIEQTA, via the coding sequence ATGATTTTTCAAACCTTGAAACGTATTCCTTTTTGGCAAAAAGTCCTCGCGGGTTTTGCTTTTGGTATCATGGCGGGTGTTGCTTTAGGCGAAAGCGCCGTAATGCTTAAACCACTCGGTGACTTGTTTATCAGTGCCATTAAAATGTTGGTCGCACCCTTAGTTTTCTGCGCCATTGTCGTTAGTATTACTTCTTTAGGTTCTCAAGCAAACCTTAAACGTCTTAGCTTTAAGACCTTAGGCCTGTTTATGCTAACAGGCACGGCTGCATCATTCATAGGTCTTGCCATTGGTAGTTCTTTTGATATGGGCGGCAGTATTGAGCTGGCGACAACGGAAGTGAGAGACCGTGATATTCCAGGGTTTGCTCAAGTCTTATTAAATATGATCCCAGTTAACCCTTTTGCCTCATTAGCAGAAGGAAAAGTACTGCAAATTATCGTATTTGCTGCATTAGTGGGTATCGCTATTAATGCTGTTGGCGAAAAAGCTGCACCACTTAAAAATACCATTTCAGCTGGCGCAGAAGTCATGTTTGAACTCACTCGTATGGTATTAAAACTCACCCCAATAGGTGTATTTAGTTTAATGGCTTGGGTTGTGGGTGAGTACGGTTTATCAACCTTATTGCCATTAGGTAAGTTCATTATCGCAATTTATGTCGCAGCGCTCATCCACATCATTTTTGTCTATGGTGGCTTAATTAAGTTTGTCGCTAAACTGAGCCCGATACAATTTTTCCGCAAAGCCATGCCTGCACAGTTAGTCGCATTCAGTACTGCATCTAGCTTTGGTACATTACCAGCAAGTACTAAATGTACTGAATCAATGGGCGTATCTAAACGCTATAGTGCTTTTGTTTTACCTCTTGGCGCAACCATGAATATGGATGGTTGTGGCGGTATTTACCCTGCTATTGCGGCAATCTTCATTGCCCAAATTTATGGTATCCCCTTAGAAATGAGCGATTACATGCTTATTGCTGTGACAGCTACAGTAGCGTCAATTGGTACTGCAGGTGTACCTGGTAGTGCAATGGTTATGCTAACCGTTACCTTAGGTGTTGTTGGTTTACCGCTTGAAGGAATCGCATTTATTGCGGCAATTGACCGTGTAATTGACATGATCCGTACAGCAACGAACGTCACTGGCGATATGATGACAGCGGTTGTTGTTGGTAAAAGTGAAGGTCAATTTGATGAAGCGCAGTTTAATTCAAATGAAAAAATCATTGAGCAAACAGCATAG
- a CDS encoding YqaA family protein, whose amino-acid sequence MTALWLMFSGAFLAATLLPGGSEVLLVALLNEAPQTWFALLVVASIGNSLGAITSYYLGYLGRFAKTPEDFASKKYQHGLKLIEKYGYWALLLSWLPLIGDILCLIAGWLKLPIIQSTIMILIGKTIRYSLIVAAFMLAW is encoded by the coding sequence ATGACAGCGTTATGGTTAATGTTTAGCGGGGCCTTTCTAGCAGCAACTTTGTTACCAGGAGGCTCAGAAGTTTTACTTGTCGCTTTATTGAATGAAGCCCCACAAACGTGGTTTGCATTGCTTGTTGTGGCCAGTATTGGTAATTCGTTAGGGGCAATCACCAGTTATTATTTAGGCTATTTAGGCCGCTTTGCGAAGACGCCAGAGGACTTTGCCTCTAAAAAATATCAACATGGACTAAAATTAATCGAAAAATATGGCTATTGGGCGTTATTGTTATCTTGGCTGCCATTAATCGGCGATATTTTATGTTTAATCGCAGGATGGCTAAAGTTACCTATTATCCAATCGACTATCATGATACTCATCGGTAAAACGATTCGTTACTCTTTAATTGTGGCAGCATTTATGTTGGCGTGGTAA
- a CDS encoding M16 family metallopeptidase — translation MKKWILAAAISIAISGCAHDVKTSSSLPQGVTLIETVGVSDAVSIPYKKYLLENGLTVILHQDNSDPLVHVDVTYHVGSAREVEGRSGFAHLFEHMMFQGSQHVGDEQHFKVVTEAGGTLNGTTNTDRTNYFETVPSNQLEKMLWLESDRMGFLLPALTSEKFEVQRETVKNERAQRIDNQPYGRLNERFNQAMFPEGHPYSWPVIGWPEDLERATVDDVRNFFKRWYGPNNATLTIGGDFDEMQTLAMVNKYFGELARGPEVKADPKTPVTLDETRYISMEDKVHLPLIYMGFPTVYARHEDEAALDLLANILGGGKTSLLYKNLVKDGFAVQASVGHPCQELSCRLTLYALANPASGTDLAKLEQKINDSIVEFEQRGVTDDDLQKVKVQFEADTIYGMQSVKGKVSTLAYNQTFFDNPNMVASDLARYASVTKEDVMRVFKTYIKDKPMVVMSVVPEGAKQLIAKEDNFTPVTQSVADVAVTGTENVRQITSSFDRTVMPKAGAAPVLKVPKLWNASLANGIEVMGTENHETPTVELLIYLDGGNRLPEIEKAGVASLTASMLNESSQKRTTEELAGALEMLGSSISFGATSTQSYIQVSSLTENLTPTLAILQEKLFSPGFVEADFERLKQQEIQGLQHQESDPNYLARRAFSGLLFGEDTHFSVQASGSVATVSALTLDDVKQFYQTQYKAGNAQMVLVSDLPQQQVMSELSVLEKWQGSANKAEALPTFPTLAGGTIYVIDKPGAAQSVIKIGKRALPYDATGEYFKSFLMNYPLGGAFNSRINLNLREDKGYTYGARTGFNGNDVIGRFEATASVRTDVTAESVTEFVNEIKRFQAEGMTDKELAFMRSSISQGKALEYETPYQKAGFMRMIQRYQLADDFTEQQADIVATISKDELNELAKAQLDLSSMIMVIVGDKTVISPKLEALGYPIKEIK, via the coding sequence GTGAAGAAATGGATCTTAGCAGCGGCGATCTCTATTGCCATAAGTGGCTGCGCACATGACGTAAAAACGTCCTCCAGTTTGCCTCAAGGCGTGACTTTAATCGAAACCGTTGGTGTATCTGACGCGGTGAGTATCCCTTATAAAAAATATTTGTTAGAGAATGGACTGACAGTTATTTTGCATCAGGACAATTCAGATCCTCTTGTTCATGTTGATGTTACTTACCATGTGGGGTCTGCTCGTGAAGTAGAAGGCCGCAGTGGTTTTGCTCATTTATTCGAACACATGATGTTCCAGGGCTCCCAGCATGTTGGAGATGAGCAACACTTTAAAGTCGTCACAGAAGCTGGCGGCACGCTTAACGGGACGACTAATACCGATAGAACAAATTATTTTGAAACCGTGCCAAGTAACCAGCTCGAAAAAATGTTGTGGCTAGAGTCAGACCGAATGGGCTTTTTGTTGCCAGCATTGACCAGTGAGAAATTTGAAGTTCAGCGTGAAACGGTGAAAAACGAACGTGCTCAACGTATCGACAACCAACCATATGGCCGTTTGAATGAACGCTTTAATCAAGCCATGTTTCCTGAGGGACACCCTTACTCATGGCCTGTGATTGGCTGGCCAGAAGATCTAGAACGTGCAACGGTTGATGATGTTCGTAACTTCTTTAAACGTTGGTATGGGCCTAACAATGCTACGTTAACTATTGGTGGGGATTTTGATGAAATGCAAACGCTTGCCATGGTTAATAAGTACTTTGGTGAGTTAGCCCGTGGCCCTGAAGTTAAAGCCGATCCTAAAACCCCTGTTACTCTCGATGAAACCCGATATATTTCGATGGAAGATAAGGTGCATCTACCTCTGATTTATATGGGTTTTCCAACAGTTTATGCCCGTCATGAAGATGAAGCTGCATTAGATTTATTGGCCAACATTTTAGGCGGCGGTAAAACATCGCTGTTATACAAAAATCTGGTTAAAGATGGATTTGCTGTGCAGGCATCAGTCGGTCATCCTTGCCAAGAGTTATCGTGTCGTTTGACTCTATATGCGTTGGCAAATCCTGCATCAGGTACCGACCTTGCTAAATTAGAGCAAAAAATTAATGACTCGATTGTCGAGTTTGAGCAGCGCGGTGTGACCGATGACGATCTACAAAAAGTAAAAGTGCAATTTGAAGCCGATACCATTTACGGCATGCAGAGTGTGAAAGGCAAAGTTTCTACACTGGCTTACAATCAAACCTTTTTTGATAACCCTAATATGGTCGCCAGTGATTTAGCTCGTTATGCCAGTGTTACCAAAGAAGATGTGATGCGGGTTTTTAAAACCTATATCAAAGATAAACCAATGGTCGTAATGAGTGTGGTTCCTGAAGGGGCTAAACAGCTTATAGCTAAAGAGGATAACTTCACTCCGGTAACGCAATCAGTGGCTGATGTAGCGGTAACAGGAACAGAGAATGTTCGTCAAATCACTTCAAGCTTTGATCGCACCGTGATGCCGAAGGCAGGCGCTGCGCCCGTGCTTAAAGTACCAAAGCTATGGAATGCATCACTAGCAAATGGCATCGAGGTCATGGGAACAGAAAACCATGAAACCCCAACGGTAGAGTTATTAATTTACCTTGATGGCGGTAATCGGTTACCTGAAATTGAAAAAGCAGGTGTCGCCTCTTTAACGGCTTCAATGTTAAATGAGTCGAGTCAAAAACGAACAACAGAAGAATTAGCAGGCGCACTTGAAATGCTAGGCAGTAGTATTTCATTTGGAGCAACCTCTACTCAGAGCTACATTCAAGTATCGAGTTTGACTGAAAATCTGACACCAACGTTGGCAATTTTACAAGAAAAGTTATTTTCGCCAGGTTTTGTTGAGGCTGATTTTGAGCGTCTAAAACAACAGGAAATACAAGGGTTACAACACCAAGAATCAGATCCAAACTATCTAGCTCGTAGAGCATTTTCAGGATTACTTTTTGGCGAAGATACTCACTTTAGCGTACAAGCCTCAGGCAGTGTAGCGACAGTTTCTGCGTTGACATTAGATGACGTAAAGCAGTTCTATCAAACCCAATATAAAGCAGGTAATGCGCAGATGGTGTTAGTGTCTGATTTACCTCAACAACAGGTGATGTCTGAACTTTCTGTACTGGAGAAATGGCAAGGCAGTGCAAATAAAGCTGAAGCCTTACCAACATTCCCAACACTTGCTGGTGGTACTATTTACGTTATTGATAAACCCGGTGCGGCTCAGTCAGTGATTAAGATAGGTAAGCGAGCATTACCTTACGATGCGACAGGGGAGTATTTTAAATCTTTCTTAATGAATTACCCATTAGGTGGAGCATTTAATAGTCGTATAAACCTGAATCTACGTGAAGATAAAGGCTATACCTACGGGGCAAGAACTGGCTTTAATGGTAATGATGTTATCGGTCGTTTTGAAGCAACTGCTAGTGTTCGCACAGATGTAACGGCTGAGTCTGTGACTGAATTTGTGAATGAAATAAAACGTTTTCAAGCTGAAGGCATGACGGATAAAGAGTTAGCTTTCATGCGCAGTTCTATTTCTCAAGGTAAAGCGCTTGAGTATGAAACCCCATATCAAAAAGCGGGCTTTATGCGCATGATACAGCGTTACCAATTGGCAGATGATTTTACTGAGCAACAGGCTGATATTGTGGCGACAATCAGTAAAGATGAACTTAACGAGTTAGCTAAAGCGCAGTTAGATTTATCGAGTATGATTATGGTCATTGTTGGCGATAAAACGGTGATTTCACCTAAACTTGAAGCTTTAGGCTATCCTATAAAAGAGATTAAATAG
- a CDS encoding alginate export family protein: MRKNQLASFINKRLAKSALTIIAPASLALMGQVHAAEATTIAEAVTEGKVKVDLNLRYEMVEQDNALKDADAFTLRTRLTYATADYYGFSSLVEFEDSRVVAGVDDYNDTLGNNPDYSVIADPETTELDQLFLKYQYEGFSVKGGRQVITFDNQRFVGHVGWRQDRQTFDGVMLEYKFNDMFQIDYGYITQRNRIFAEAKDIDSKDNLINAQLKTGFGTLSAYGYLLEEDTNIENGLDTYGLRFTGKADIGDIKLLYTAEYATQDSDTAGQSYSADYMSLEGGVGFSVVTFKVGYELLGSDGGDYGFSTPLATLHGFNGWTDQFLTTPKEGLADLYASIGGSVIGGKWAVAYHEFDADESSAAVDDLGSEINAVFSMPLYDHYTVGVKYAAYSAGDVAAGKVDTDKAWVWFNAKF; encoded by the coding sequence ATGAGAAAGAATCAACTTGCGAGTTTTATCAATAAAAGGTTAGCAAAATCAGCGTTAACCATCATTGCTCCAGCATCTTTGGCATTGATGGGCCAAGTACATGCTGCAGAAGCAACGACGATTGCAGAAGCTGTGACTGAAGGGAAAGTGAAAGTCGATTTGAATCTGCGTTATGAAATGGTAGAGCAAGATAACGCATTAAAAGATGCAGATGCCTTTACGTTACGTACCCGATTAACTTACGCCACAGCTGATTACTATGGTTTTAGTTCGTTAGTCGAGTTCGAAGATTCACGTGTCGTAGCGGGTGTTGATGACTATAACGATACTTTAGGAAACAATCCTGATTATTCTGTGATTGCCGATCCTGAAACCACAGAACTTGATCAACTATTTTTAAAATACCAATACGAAGGTTTTAGTGTTAAAGGGGGTCGACAAGTGATCACCTTTGATAATCAGCGTTTTGTGGGACATGTGGGTTGGCGTCAAGATAGACAGACGTTTGATGGCGTCATGCTTGAATATAAGTTCAATGATATGTTCCAAATTGATTATGGTTATATTACTCAGCGAAATCGTATTTTTGCAGAAGCAAAAGATATTGATTCAAAAGATAATTTAATCAATGCTCAATTAAAAACGGGTTTTGGTACGTTAAGCGCCTATGGCTACCTATTAGAAGAAGATACTAATATTGAAAACGGTCTAGACACTTATGGTCTTCGCTTTACCGGTAAAGCTGATATTGGTGATATCAAGTTACTTTATACAGCGGAATATGCCACTCAGGATTCAGATACAGCAGGGCAATCTTATTCTGCAGATTATATGAGCCTTGAGGGGGGCGTTGGTTTTTCAGTGGTTACCTTCAAAGTAGGCTACGAGCTGTTAGGTTCAGATGGTGGCGATTATGGTTTCTCGACTCCACTTGCAACACTACATGGCTTTAATGGTTGGACCGACCAATTCTTAACAACACCTAAAGAAGGCTTGGCTGACTTGTATGCATCTATTGGTGGTAGTGTGATTGGTGGTAAATGGGCGGTGGCTTATCACGAGTTTGATGCGGATGAATCAAGTGCAGCGGTGGACGATTTAGGCTCAGAAATCAACGCCGTCTTTAGTATGCCATTATATGACCACTATACCGTTGGCGTTAAATATGCGGCTTATTCAGCTGGTGATGTTGCAGCAGGTAAAGTGGATACTGACAAAGCGTGGGTATGGTTTAACGCAAAGTTTTAG
- the purK gene encoding 5-(carboxyamino)imidazole ribonucleotide synthase, whose translation MAQQNPKQHNVWVLGDGQLGAMLSHAGQPLAINVQPVDIMTPSNERLPLKDTDIITAEREQWPESSLSLQLSEHQHFINGPVFGRLADRFTQKSLLDELSVPTSPWELVDDNTDTSNLHQQYGDRVLLKRRTGGYDGKGQHWLKQAEGTEIPADWRNEAIAEQAINFDEEVSIIGVRTQSGECVFYPLTLNLHQDGILMASISPLSRLDHLQPQAEAMLTSVMDALDYVGVMAMECFRVGDELLVNELAPRVHNSGHWTQSGCHINQFELHLRALCDLPIHTPQVNYKCVMVNLIGADKDDRWLSLPNAELFWYNKEVRVGRKVGHLNLSAHNKAMVDDSIALLQQWMPEQYQAPLAWILAEFER comes from the coding sequence ATGGCTCAGCAAAACCCTAAACAACATAATGTCTGGGTACTTGGCGATGGCCAACTCGGCGCCATGCTTTCCCATGCTGGTCAACCTTTAGCAATCAATGTCCAACCTGTGGACATCATGACGCCATCTAATGAGCGTTTACCGCTGAAAGATACTGATATTATCACTGCAGAGCGTGAGCAATGGCCAGAGTCATCCCTAAGCCTGCAATTAAGTGAACATCAGCATTTTATTAATGGCCCCGTTTTTGGGCGTTTGGCTGACCGCTTCACCCAAAAAAGCTTATTGGATGAACTGTCGGTTCCGACATCGCCTTGGGAATTAGTTGATGACAATACCGATACCTCAAACTTGCATCAGCAATATGGTGATAGAGTATTACTTAAACGCCGCACTGGCGGTTATGACGGCAAAGGTCAGCATTGGTTAAAGCAAGCTGAAGGAACAGAAATCCCCGCGGATTGGCGCAATGAAGCCATTGCAGAGCAAGCAATCAATTTTGATGAAGAAGTATCAATTATTGGTGTCAGAACCCAAAGTGGTGAATGTGTTTTTTACCCATTAACCCTTAACTTACATCAAGATGGTATTTTAATGGCTTCTATTTCGCCATTAAGCCGATTAGACCACCTTCAACCACAAGCTGAAGCAATGTTAACTAGCGTCATGGATGCTCTCGATTACGTGGGAGTTATGGCGATGGAATGTTTCCGTGTCGGTGATGAGCTACTGGTGAATGAGTTAGCACCACGAGTGCACAACTCAGGGCACTGGACACAGTCAGGCTGCCACATCAATCAGTTTGAATTACACCTGCGTGCATTGTGTGATTTACCGATCCACACCCCACAAGTTAACTATAAATGTGTGATGGTTAACTTAATTGGTGCGGATAAAGACGACCGCTGGCTAAGCTTACCGAATGCAGAGCTATTCTGGTACAACAAAGAAGTCAGAGTGGGCCGTAAAGTGGGTCATCTCAATTTATCAGCACACAATAAAGCGATGGTTGACGACAGTATTGCACTATTACAACAGTGGATGCCTGAGCAGTACCAAGCCCCTCTTGCTTGGATATTGGCTGAATTCGAGCGTTAA